A part of Maridesulfovibrio hydrothermalis AM13 = DSM 14728 genomic DNA contains:
- a CDS encoding chemotaxis protein CheA has translation MSQDFMDPEIFADFIIEAKEHLETIEPNLLELEVNPENLDLLNEIFRPMHSLKGASGFLGLNTINGLAHKAENILDELRKGEIGVTSEIMDVILAATDLLRQLIDNLDELGNEGEVDTSITIERIDAIMAGETPTADPAFVPDSEEAPEPEPDPEPEPQVEAVEPEIEAVDDFDEPETELSEVEMVQDSNTPESSGRKQLFQFVAVVNEEAEPYKLTTVGEGHLADFLEEAHEIIENLTNGLLELEQDPDGNDDLINDIFRYFHNLKGNSGIIGFRELNSLTHEAETLLNKVRKGEAQASRNMIDLLLAVVDGIESLIAHVTPSTGEVQPLDIDQLVEPLQEAVEKGEVVAAQDEADEESEPEEEAAEAEAPDEPEPEEGGLDPEDVAIFQQTVHQQIDNIDLALKTLGNDSTQKDYIDGLYRSLVSIQNSAGYMGFDDLREYAERTAGLVDQARSSDMDFGLMLDLLRQECGIILEMIEASVAELKGGDAEPVVEEKPAPESKAAPKVEPKPEPKPEPEPEPKPAAKPVAKPAAKPATKSAAKPATKPAAKPATKPAAKSATKPAAKGKAKPVANASAAKSGKPKTMSTIRVDHQKLDHLMNLIGELIISRGRYTMLARGLEDGQSDVQDVAQQLTETTYALSRISDDLQDTIMKVRMVAVQTVFSRFPRLVRDLSRKSGKRVELITEGEETELDKSVVEEIGDPLVHLIRNAVDHGLEPEEERVANGKSPQGHVWLRAYHKGNSVAIEVEDDGRGIDPEKMRNVAVKKGVISADEARNLDDREAIELIFAPGFSSAEKVTDISGRGVGMDVVRNNIKDLKGSVHISSEVGKGSKFTLTLPLTLAIIDALMVQINGANYAIPLDAVSETTKIEAERLTEVNGRKAVTLRGEVLGIAELAELLEQPVSDPDREVLPVVIIHDNVRRLGLVVDRLLERQEIVIKPLGNYLNGFDLKGVSGATIMGDGSVVLILDPHEIYSMATVKTSMQ, from the coding sequence ATGAGCCAGGATTTCATGGATCCTGAAATTTTTGCAGATTTCATTATCGAAGCTAAAGAACATCTCGAAACGATTGAACCTAACTTGCTTGAGCTTGAGGTCAATCCCGAGAACCTTGATCTTTTAAATGAAATTTTCAGGCCGATGCACTCCCTTAAAGGTGCCTCGGGATTTCTTGGTCTGAATACCATTAACGGACTTGCCCATAAAGCTGAGAACATTCTTGATGAACTCAGGAAAGGCGAGATTGGCGTTACATCCGAGATCATGGACGTTATCCTTGCCGCGACTGATTTGTTGCGGCAGCTTATTGATAATCTCGATGAGCTGGGCAATGAAGGGGAAGTTGATACTTCTATTACAATTGAACGAATTGATGCTATTATGGCAGGTGAAACTCCAACGGCAGATCCTGCTTTTGTGCCGGATTCCGAAGAGGCTCCAGAGCCTGAGCCAGATCCTGAGCCGGAACCTCAAGTAGAAGCAGTCGAGCCGGAAATTGAAGCGGTTGATGACTTTGATGAACCAGAAACTGAATTGTCGGAGGTCGAAATGGTGCAGGATTCTAACACTCCCGAATCATCTGGCCGTAAGCAATTATTTCAGTTCGTAGCTGTCGTTAACGAAGAAGCCGAGCCATACAAGCTGACAACCGTAGGTGAAGGACATCTCGCGGACTTCCTTGAGGAAGCGCATGAGATTATTGAGAACCTTACAAACGGTTTGCTGGAGCTTGAGCAGGATCCGGATGGTAATGACGATTTAATTAATGATATTTTCAGATATTTCCACAACCTTAAAGGTAATAGTGGGATTATCGGGTTTCGTGAGCTTAACTCACTAACCCATGAAGCTGAAACTTTGCTGAACAAGGTTCGCAAAGGGGAGGCTCAGGCCTCTCGTAATATGATTGACCTGCTGCTGGCTGTTGTTGACGGGATTGAGTCACTCATAGCGCATGTCACTCCTTCAACCGGTGAAGTTCAGCCGCTTGATATTGATCAGCTGGTTGAACCTTTGCAGGAAGCTGTAGAGAAAGGTGAAGTTGTTGCTGCTCAAGATGAGGCTGATGAAGAGTCAGAGCCGGAAGAAGAGGCTGCTGAAGCTGAGGCTCCTGATGAACCGGAGCCTGAGGAAGGCGGTCTTGATCCGGAAGATGTGGCCATTTTCCAGCAGACTGTGCATCAGCAGATTGATAACATTGACCTTGCTCTGAAAACTCTTGGTAATGATTCCACCCAGAAGGATTACATTGACGGCTTGTACAGAAGCTTGGTTTCAATTCAGAATTCTGCTGGTTATATGGGGTTTGATGACCTTAGAGAGTATGCAGAGCGCACTGCCGGACTTGTTGATCAGGCTCGTAGTTCAGATATGGATTTCGGCTTGATGCTTGACCTTTTGCGTCAGGAATGTGGCATAATTTTAGAAATGATTGAAGCCTCGGTCGCTGAACTCAAAGGCGGAGATGCTGAACCTGTCGTTGAAGAGAAGCCTGCTCCGGAATCGAAAGCAGCTCCGAAAGTTGAGCCAAAGCCGGAACCTAAGCCAGAACCTGAGCCGGAGCCAAAACCGGCAGCTAAGCCTGTAGCAAAACCAGCAGCAAAGCCTGCAACGAAGTCCGCAGCAAAGCCTGCAACGAAGCCCGCAGCAAAGCCTGCAACGAAGCCCGCTGCTAAGTCCGCAACAAAGCCTGCTGCAAAGGGCAAAGCAAAGCCTGTGGCCAATGCCTCTGCGGCAAAGAGCGGTAAGCCTAAGACTATGTCTACCATCCGGGTTGACCATCAGAAGCTTGACCATCTGATGAACCTGATCGGTGAGCTTATTATCAGCCGCGGGCGTTACACCATGCTGGCCAGAGGGCTTGAAGACGGACAGTCAGATGTTCAAGATGTTGCCCAGCAATTGACTGAAACAACTTATGCTTTGTCCAGAATTTCGGATGACCTTCAGGATACCATTATGAAGGTTCGCATGGTTGCGGTTCAGACTGTTTTTTCCAGATTTCCCAGATTGGTACGCGACTTGAGCCGTAAAAGCGGTAAAAGAGTTGAGCTGATCACTGAAGGTGAAGAAACTGAACTCGATAAGAGTGTAGTTGAAGAGATCGGTGATCCTTTGGTTCACTTGATTAGAAACGCTGTTGACCACGGGCTTGAACCGGAGGAAGAACGCGTTGCCAACGGTAAGTCCCCTCAAGGACATGTTTGGTTGCGTGCCTACCATAAAGGTAACTCCGTTGCCATTGAAGTGGAAGATGACGGACGCGGAATTGATCCGGAAAAGATGCGTAATGTCGCAGTTAAGAAGGGAGTTATTTCTGCTGACGAAGCTCGCAACCTTGATGATCGTGAAGCAATTGAACTGATTTTTGCGCCGGGATTTTCTTCTGCCGAAAAAGTTACCGATATCTCAGGCCGAGGTGTTGGTATGGACGTTGTGCGGAACAATATCAAGGATCTCAAGGGTAGCGTGCATATATCTTCTGAGGTGGGCAAGGGGTCCAAGTTTACTCTGACCTTGCCTCTGACTCTTGCAATCATTGATGCCTTGATGGTTCAAATCAATGGGGCCAATTACGCTATTCCTCTTGACGCGGTTTCTGAAACCACCAAGATTGAAGCTGAAAGACTTACCGAGGTTAACGGACGCAAAGCGGTAACTCTACGCGGTGAAGTTCTCGGTATTGCCGAGCTGGCTGAATTGCTGGAACAGCCGGTAAGCGACCCTGATCGGGAAGTTCTGCCTGTTGTAATTATTCATGACAATGTACGCAGACTCGGCCTTGTCGTAGACAGACTGCTTGAGCGGCAGGAAATTGTTATTAAGCCGCTTGGTAACTACCTTAACGGTTTTGACCTTAAAGGTGTATCCGGTGCAACGATCATGGGGGACGGTAGTGTCGTACTCATTCTTGATCCTCATGAAATCTACAGCATGGCAACTGTTAAAACTTCAATGCAATAG
- a CDS encoding tetratricopeptide repeat protein, with amino-acid sequence MQYFRILSIFVLAFIISGCVASKQPEKPAWGGSEEWRLKSLEENFLNFKEGMREQNHQIERNHNETTAQIEKLQDRMSEFDNILAELKENQQKMMTMKVEEDITPEGTTEDVVMGGSESSEEKPWMNVPGENTAAAGTVTAGADNEPASSLSGDALYQEGVRLVMNDKPLEARALLNQYLKDNGSSKLAPNALYWIGETFYSEKSFAQSILKFKEVGRRFPKAGKVPDAMLKIGLAYDKLGDRENSVFYLRTLLEDYPKSDPAKIGRSRLREIEG; translated from the coding sequence ATGCAGTATTTTCGTATTCTATCCATATTTGTTCTGGCTTTTATCATCAGCGGCTGTGTTGCCAGTAAACAGCCGGAGAAGCCTGCATGGGGCGGCAGTGAAGAATGGCGTCTTAAAAGCCTTGAAGAGAATTTTTTGAATTTTAAGGAAGGAATGCGCGAGCAGAACCACCAGATAGAGCGCAATCATAATGAAACAACTGCCCAGATAGAAAAACTGCAAGACCGGATGAGCGAGTTCGATAATATTCTGGCTGAGCTTAAAGAGAATCAGCAGAAGATGATGACCATGAAGGTGGAAGAGGACATAACGCCTGAAGGGACGACTGAAGACGTTGTCATGGGGGGCAGTGAAAGCAGTGAAGAAAAACCTTGGATGAATGTTCCCGGTGAGAATACAGCTGCGGCAGGAACTGTCACCGCAGGGGCGGATAATGAACCCGCCTCATCTCTAAGCGGAGATGCTCTTTATCAGGAGGGGGTGCGTCTGGTCATGAATGATAAGCCCCTTGAAGCCAGAGCTTTGCTTAATCAATATTTAAAAGACAATGGGTCTTCAAAGCTGGCTCCCAACGCCCTATACTGGATCGGGGAGACATTTTATTCTGAAAAAAGTTTTGCTCAGTCCATCCTCAAATTTAAGGAAGTCGGCCGCAGGTTTCCCAAAGCTGGAAAAGTTCCTGATGCAATGCTCAAGATAGGCCTTGCTTACGATAAGCTTGGCGACCGCGAAAATTCTGTTTTCTATCTGCGTACTTTGTTAGAAGATTATCCTAAGTCCGACCCTGCAAAAATAGGCAGATCCAGACTGCGCGAGATTGAGGGGTAG
- the dprA gene encoding DNA-processing protein DprA produces MNSLKEEYFACLALRHTPGLGPKSWAGILNHYSRAYEALKSAAEWHSLGLASEKSADGAAKELWRRAAEKEFKDAMRLRFGILPWTHPAFPAALKEIPDPPTYLYYYGDPALLGNAGVAVVGARKSSKLGLDYARKISAELSRKGITVISGFAKGIDGCAHRAALSGIGSSIAVLGTGLDVADYPSDSEELRSLMIEKGLILSEFSPGTRPYSGNFPFRNRIISGISSGVLVAEADVASGSLITARLAAEQGREVMAMPGPLGEKNFSGCLKLIKEGAALVETAEDVLMNIGHTLDVSVNDDLKTKSIRTIPKKDFGSAQRADPENNIIKSVQSAKIIVDIDSLDPPESDIARALEKDGKLHIDEIARNAGLAVSVTGAVILGMEVKGIVVRFPGMYYDLNRC; encoded by the coding sequence TTGAACTCACTTAAAGAAGAATATTTTGCATGTCTGGCCTTGCGGCATACTCCGGGGCTTGGACCTAAGTCATGGGCTGGAATACTTAACCATTATAGCCGGGCCTATGAAGCATTGAAAAGTGCTGCAGAGTGGCATTCCCTCGGCCTTGCTTCCGAAAAAAGTGCTGACGGCGCAGCAAAGGAACTTTGGCGTCGCGCCGCTGAAAAGGAATTTAAAGATGCCATGCGGTTGAGGTTTGGAATACTGCCTTGGACCCATCCGGCATTTCCTGCTGCCTTGAAAGAAATACCTGATCCTCCTACCTACCTTTATTATTACGGCGATCCGGCTTTGCTTGGCAATGCCGGTGTTGCTGTTGTGGGAGCGCGTAAAAGCAGTAAACTCGGTCTTGATTATGCCCGCAAAATTTCAGCTGAATTATCCCGTAAAGGAATTACTGTTATTTCCGGATTTGCTAAAGGGATTGACGGGTGCGCCCACAGGGCTGCGCTAAGCGGGATAGGTTCCTCAATTGCTGTTCTCGGGACGGGCCTTGATGTGGCTGATTATCCGTCGGATAGTGAGGAGCTGCGAAGCCTGATGATTGAAAAGGGGTTGATTTTATCGGAATTCTCTCCCGGGACACGTCCTTATAGTGGCAATTTCCCTTTCCGTAATAGAATAATCAGCGGGATCAGTTCCGGAGTGCTGGTTGCGGAGGCTGATGTTGCCAGCGGGAGCTTAATCACAGCTCGTCTGGCCGCTGAGCAGGGACGCGAAGTCATGGCCATGCCCGGACCGCTGGGTGAAAAGAATTTTTCGGGATGTCTTAAACTTATTAAAGAAGGTGCGGCTCTTGTGGAAACGGCAGAAGATGTTCTAATGAATATTGGACATACTCTGGATGTAAGCGTTAATGATGATTTGAAAACAAAGTCTATTAGGACTATACCTAAAAAAGATTTTGGGTCAGCGCAAAGGGCCGATCCTGAAAATAATATCATTAAGTCCGTTCAATCTGCTAAAATTATAGTAGATATTGACAGTCTTGATCCTCCTGAATCTGATATTGCAAGGGCTTTGGAAAAAGACGGTAAGCTTCACATTGATGAAATCGCGCGTAATGCGGGCCTTGCGGTGTCTGTTACAGGAGCTGTCATACTCGGTATGGAAGTAAAGGGAATTGTTGTGCGCTTTCCCGGCATGTACTATGATCTGAATCGCTGCTAA
- a CDS encoding HDOD domain-containing protein produces MAGQDLKTSVKGQILSTSDLPTLPSVLDEVTKLVDDPNSSTEQVAKVISQDQVLSAKVLKMVNSPIYGFPGRITTIQHALVLLGLNVIRGIIISTSVFDMIQKAMGGLWEHSIGCALASGAIAKAAGFEDPEEFTVAGLLHDLGKVVTAVQLPELNEAVRMTVKEKDICYYDAERLILGFGHDRINAWLARHWNLPPNVREAMTYHHHPDRAQFYQQTAAVVHVGDFLVRLFEYGNGGDDQIAYFKPAAMKILKLKMKDLEPVMDELSDQFMEVSGLTF; encoded by the coding sequence ATGGCCGGTCAAGATCTCAAAACCAGCGTAAAAGGACAGATTCTCTCCACATCGGATTTGCCGACTCTGCCCAGCGTACTTGATGAGGTAACCAAACTTGTGGATGATCCAAATTCGTCCACGGAGCAGGTTGCAAAAGTTATTTCTCAGGATCAGGTTCTATCAGCCAAGGTTCTTAAAATGGTTAATTCACCCATATATGGTTTTCCGGGCAGAATTACCACTATTCAGCATGCACTGGTGCTGCTCGGGCTGAATGTCATCCGGGGGATTATTATTTCCACCTCGGTTTTTGATATGATTCAAAAGGCTATGGGCGGTCTTTGGGAGCATAGTATCGGCTGCGCTCTTGCAAGCGGTGCTATAGCCAAAGCCGCAGGATTCGAAGATCCGGAAGAATTTACTGTTGCCGGTCTTTTGCATGACCTTGGCAAGGTTGTCACTGCCGTGCAGTTGCCGGAGCTTAACGAAGCTGTACGCATGACTGTGAAGGAAAAAGATATCTGCTATTACGATGCTGAACGGTTGATCCTCGGATTCGGTCATGACCGCATCAATGCATGGCTTGCGCGGCACTGGAATCTTCCTCCTAATGTACGTGAAGCCATGACCTATCATCATCATCCGGATCGGGCGCAGTTTTATCAGCAGACCGCAGCAGTTGTGCATGTGGGTGATTTTTTGGTTCGGCTGTTTGAATACGGAAACGGCGGGGATGATCAGATTGCATATTTTAAACCTGCCGCCATGAAAATTCTGAAACTTAAAATGAAGGATCTTGAGCCTGTGATGGATGAGCTTTCGGATCAATTCATGGAAGTCTCCGGCCTTACTTTTTAA
- a CDS encoding GGDEF domain-containing protein, whose amino-acid sequence MDNNKDHGLLGLSRHRAILVSPDEKLKELLQSIWTPDVLEFSFYTEAKGAVEDLFNDPPDLLIVDNRLTDIPAVELARLVKSENVYRQLPVIICLDDADLAKPWDWNEIEVDDFLVRPFFMPVVRDRVNLTLCRAMRALDANPLSKLPGNTSIIRRIQTLIDRQQDFALAYCDLDYFKSFNDKYGFSRGDEVLMLSARIIVNTVKSFAGEQTFVGHVGGDDFVVITSPDIVEEVCQRIIFSFDGIVPNFYDLEDRKRKSIVSTDRQGNIQTFPLMAISIAVVFNIDGRLKHFGEASAIAMGLKKKAKENPKSNYVLDRRN is encoded by the coding sequence ATGGACAATAATAAGGATCACGGCCTGTTGGGGCTTAGTAGACATCGGGCAATTCTTGTTTCCCCTGACGAGAAGCTTAAGGAGCTTTTGCAGAGTATCTGGACTCCCGATGTACTTGAATTCAGCTTTTATACTGAAGCAAAAGGTGCGGTCGAAGATCTGTTTAATGATCCACCTGACTTGCTTATAGTTGATAACCGATTGACTGACATTCCGGCAGTGGAACTTGCGCGGCTTGTAAAAAGCGAGAACGTATACCGCCAGCTTCCTGTGATCATTTGTCTAGATGATGCTGATCTTGCGAAGCCCTGGGATTGGAACGAGATCGAAGTCGACGATTTTCTGGTGCGTCCTTTCTTTATGCCTGTTGTGCGGGATCGGGTTAATCTTACTTTATGTCGTGCTATGCGCGCTCTTGATGCTAATCCACTTTCCAAACTTCCCGGTAACACATCTATTATCAGACGCATTCAGACTCTTATTGATCGCCAGCAGGATTTTGCTCTTGCTTATTGTGATCTTGATTATTTTAAGTCTTTTAATGACAAATATGGTTTTTCGCGCGGCGATGAAGTACTCATGCTCAGTGCACGTATCATTGTTAATACTGTGAAAAGTTTTGCCGGAGAGCAAACTTTTGTCGGCCATGTAGGCGGTGATGACTTTGTGGTTATTACCTCGCCTGATATTGTTGAAGAGGTCTGCCAGCGGATTATTTTCTCTTTTGACGGGATTGTTCCTAACTTTTACGACTTAGAAGACCGCAAACGTAAATCCATTGTTTCGACTGACCGTCAAGGAAATATTCAGACATTTCCACTGATGGCAATATCTATAGCTGTCGTGTTTAATATCGATGGCAGGCTAAAGCATTTCGGTGAAGCTTCGGCTATTGCCATGGGACTAAAAAAGAAAGCAAAGGAAAACCCCAAGAGCAACTATGTCCTTGACCGCCGCAACTAA
- the xerC gene encoding tyrosine recombinase XerC has product MSLTAATKDLPESVQIFMTYMDVEKRSSIATLRSYEKDLAQFEEFLQSRKKSLAKLDKINADLVRAFLAKLHGRNLAKSTMSRKLSALRSFFKYMTRYKFIKNDPMVGIRNPKQEVRQPRSLNVDQAVNLMDSKAGVEPADKRDQALLEILYGSGLRVSEAISLDFYDVDTSSSVVRVIGKGNKERLSPLSDTACRAIDDYLAVRAELGPSLEEQALFVGNRGGRINRRQVNRILARMAEEAGLYGGVHPHMLRHSFASHMLQSGADMRSVQELLGHENLSTTQRYTHLNLQQIMNVYDKAHPLAGNQSSDSRSKDEE; this is encoded by the coding sequence ATGTCCTTGACCGCCGCAACTAAGGATCTGCCAGAGTCTGTTCAGATCTTCATGACCTATATGGATGTCGAAAAAAGATCTTCCATTGCCACGTTGCGTTCTTATGAAAAGGATCTAGCTCAGTTTGAGGAGTTTTTGCAGAGTCGGAAGAAGTCTCTTGCAAAGCTTGATAAAATTAATGCTGATCTGGTCAGGGCGTTTCTTGCAAAGCTGCATGGGAGAAATCTTGCCAAAAGTACCATGTCACGCAAGCTTTCAGCTTTACGTTCTTTTTTCAAATACATGACCCGATACAAATTCATTAAAAATGACCCTATGGTCGGAATCCGGAATCCTAAGCAGGAGGTCCGCCAGCCCCGTTCACTTAATGTGGATCAGGCTGTGAATCTAATGGACTCTAAAGCCGGAGTGGAGCCTGCTGATAAACGCGATCAGGCGTTGTTGGAGATTCTTTACGGTTCCGGTCTTCGCGTGAGCGAGGCGATTTCCCTTGATTTTTATGATGTAGACACCTCCTCCAGCGTGGTCAGAGTTATTGGTAAGGGTAACAAAGAACGGTTGTCCCCCCTTAGTGATACTGCTTGCAGGGCTATTGATGATTATCTTGCAGTGCGCGCTGAACTTGGGCCTTCCCTTGAAGAGCAGGCTCTTTTTGTCGGGAACAGAGGGGGGCGCATTAATCGCCGGCAGGTGAACCGTATTCTGGCTCGAATGGCGGAGGAGGCCGGACTTTATGGTGGAGTTCATCCTCATATGCTCCGGCACAGTTTCGCTTCACATATGCTTCAGTCCGGTGCTGATATGCGTTCAGTACAGGAGTTGCTGGGGCATGAGAATTTGAGCACTACGCAGCGGTATACCCATTTGAATTTGCAGCAGATTATGAATGTTTATGACAAGGCTCATCCTTTAGCCGGAAATCAGTCTTCTGATTCTCGAAGTAAAGATGAAGAGTAG
- a CDS encoding NAD(P)H-dependent flavin oxidoreductase, which translates to MNLPQLKIGDLVAKVPVIQGGMGVGISLSGLASAVAKEGGIGVIAAAMIGLTSKKGGKDHAKAHIDALTDEIRKAKEMTSGILGVNIMVALSNFADMVSTSVKEGADVIFSGAGLPLDLPKYVSEETKTKLVPIVSSGRAASIICKKWISKFDYIPDAFVVEGPKAGGHLGFKREQLDDPKFSLEEILPEVIKAVKPYEEKTGRTIPVIAAGGVYSGEDICKYLQMGAAGVQMGTRFVATHECDADDKFKQTYVDSTKEDMAIIQSPVGLPGRAVKNDFLQAVTAGEKTPFKCPFHCIKSCKVEKSPYCIAAALINAQRGKLKNGFAFAGSNAWRTEKIISVKQLFTDLKSEFDKACAS; encoded by the coding sequence ATGAATCTTCCTCAGCTCAAAATTGGTGACCTCGTTGCCAAAGTGCCCGTAATTCAGGGCGGCATGGGTGTAGGAATCTCCCTTTCCGGTCTTGCTTCTGCTGTTGCAAAAGAAGGCGGAATCGGAGTTATTGCTGCGGCAATGATCGGTCTTACCAGCAAAAAAGGTGGTAAAGACCATGCAAAGGCACACATTGACGCACTCACAGATGAAATAAGAAAAGCCAAAGAAATGACCTCCGGTATCCTCGGAGTCAATATCATGGTTGCTCTGTCTAACTTCGCCGACATGGTCAGCACTTCTGTTAAAGAAGGCGCTGATGTCATTTTCTCTGGCGCAGGGCTTCCTCTCGATCTCCCCAAATACGTTTCCGAAGAAACCAAGACCAAGCTGGTCCCGATCGTTTCTTCCGGAAGAGCCGCCTCAATCATTTGCAAAAAATGGATTTCAAAATTCGATTACATCCCTGATGCATTCGTAGTTGAAGGCCCTAAAGCAGGCGGCCACCTCGGCTTTAAACGCGAGCAGCTTGATGATCCCAAGTTTTCACTTGAAGAGATCCTGCCCGAAGTAATTAAAGCTGTTAAACCTTACGAAGAAAAAACCGGCAGAACCATCCCAGTGATTGCAGCTGGCGGTGTATATTCCGGTGAAGATATCTGCAAATACCTCCAGATGGGCGCAGCAGGCGTTCAGATGGGAACAAGATTTGTTGCCACCCACGAGTGTGATGCTGACGATAAGTTCAAACAAACTTATGTTGACTCCACCAAAGAAGATATGGCTATCATCCAAAGCCCGGTTGGCCTGCCCGGCAGAGCTGTTAAAAACGACTTCCTGCAAGCTGTAACCGCCGGCGAGAAAACTCCATTTAAATGCCCGTTCCATTGCATCAAAAGCTGCAAGGTTGAAAAAAGCCCTTACTGCATTGCCGCTGCACTGATCAATGCTCAGCGCGGTAAGCTGAAAAACGGATTCGCATTCGCAGGATCAAACGCCTGGAGAACTGAAAAAATTATTTCAGTTAAACAGCTTTTCACTGATCTCAAATCAGAATTCGATAAAGCCTGCGCAAGTTAA
- the lhgO gene encoding L-2-hydroxyglutarate oxidase: MKTAEILICGAGIVGLTVARELISRGYKDITIIDKEDEIARHASGRNSGVLHAGIYYAPGSLRAVSCLSGNFKMKEYCKDKGLPLLETGKVIVARNESELPTLHELHSRATANGAKVEIIDEQQLFEIEPNAKTTKQALFSHYTAVVDPRAVMNSLYNDLALSGKVTFMLGTSFITAKKNNVIVTDKGEISCGLFINAAGAYSDKVARPFGFGEGYQLIPFKGIYKKLKKEKAHTIKGSIYPVPNIKNPFLGIHFTRSATGDVYLGPTAIPAFGRENYGILKGLDKEAFDIILRDAILFLTNPKFRSIAFEEPRKYLFSCFFNDAKELVKDLSPDDIESTPKVGIRPQLVDTKRNELVMDFLVESDEKSVHVLNAISPAFTSSMYFAEMIVEKYIR; the protein is encoded by the coding sequence ATGAAAACTGCTGAAATTCTAATCTGCGGTGCGGGCATCGTAGGCTTGACAGTAGCACGCGAACTTATTTCGAGGGGCTACAAAGATATTACCATAATCGATAAAGAAGATGAAATTGCCAGACATGCATCAGGACGTAACAGCGGAGTATTGCATGCCGGTATCTACTATGCGCCGGGCAGCCTTCGCGCAGTTTCCTGCCTTTCCGGTAATTTTAAAATGAAAGAATATTGTAAAGATAAAGGACTCCCACTTCTGGAAACAGGAAAAGTTATCGTTGCGCGCAATGAATCCGAACTGCCGACCCTGCATGAACTTCACAGTCGCGCCACAGCCAACGGCGCAAAAGTGGAAATCATCGATGAACAGCAACTTTTTGAGATAGAACCCAATGCAAAAACAACAAAGCAGGCTCTATTTTCGCACTATACTGCAGTAGTAGACCCGCGCGCAGTAATGAATTCATTGTACAATGACTTAGCACTTAGCGGAAAAGTTACTTTTATGCTTGGAACAAGCTTTATCACTGCAAAAAAAAATAATGTGATTGTAACCGATAAAGGCGAGATCAGTTGCGGTCTTTTTATCAATGCCGCCGGGGCATATAGCGACAAAGTAGCCAGACCGTTCGGCTTCGGCGAAGGCTACCAGCTCATTCCCTTCAAAGGTATATATAAAAAACTTAAAAAAGAAAAAGCACATACCATCAAAGGGAGCATCTACCCTGTCCCTAACATCAAAAACCCGTTTCTAGGTATCCATTTTACCCGCAGCGCTACAGGTGATGTCTATCTCGGCCCCACTGCGATTCCTGCCTTCGGTCGTGAAAATTACGGAATTTTAAAAGGACTTGATAAAGAAGCCTTTGATATTATTCTGCGAGATGCTATACTCTTTTTAACTAATCCAAAATTTCGTTCAATCGCATTCGAAGAACCCCGGAAATACCTATTTAGCTGCTTCTTCAACGATGCCAAAGAATTAGTTAAAGACCTTAGTCCTGACGATATTGAAAGTACCCCCAAGGTAGGTATCAGGCCACAATTAGTGGACACAAAACGTAATGAACTTGTCATGGATTTTCTTGTAGAAAGTGACGAAAAAAGTGTACACGTACTTAACGCAATCTCACCTGCTTTTACAAGCTCCATGTACTTTGCTGAAATGATTGTGGAGAAATACATACGCTAA